One region of Rhizobium sp. WYJ-E13 genomic DNA includes:
- a CDS encoding ABC transporter ATP-binding protein, translated as MAQIRLDNIRKSFGAFEVIKGVSMDIRKGEFMVFVGPSGCGKSTLLRLISGLEDITSGTLSFDGQPVNRLSPSKRGIAMVFQSYALYPHMTVYENMAFGMKLSGRTREECKARVEQAAGMLQLSPYLERLPRQLSGGQRQRVAIGRAIVRDPKVFLFDEPLSNLDAALRVATRLEIAKLHRGMHDTTMIYVTHDQVEAMTLADRICVLRDGVVEQVGTPIELYETPNSVFVAGFIGSPKMNFLSGPFAAPYNAHTIGVRAEHIEFRDQDPAWTGTVIHSEILGSDSFVYLDIGSGEPLTVRETGVSSHQPGQQLGVSPLGDRIHRFDQSGRALERVPFKGAA; from the coding sequence ATGGCACAGATTAGACTCGATAATATCCGCAAGAGCTTCGGCGCATTCGAAGTCATCAAGGGCGTCAGCATGGACATCCGCAAGGGGGAGTTCATGGTCTTCGTCGGCCCGTCGGGTTGCGGCAAATCCACCTTGCTTCGACTGATCTCGGGGCTGGAGGACATCACGTCAGGCACTCTTTCCTTCGATGGTCAGCCGGTCAATCGTCTTTCCCCATCGAAGCGCGGCATCGCGATGGTCTTCCAGTCCTACGCGCTCTATCCGCATATGACGGTCTACGAAAACATGGCCTTCGGCATGAAACTTTCCGGCCGGACCAGGGAAGAATGCAAGGCGCGCGTTGAACAAGCGGCCGGCATGCTGCAGCTCTCGCCCTATCTGGAGCGCCTGCCGCGCCAGCTTTCGGGCGGCCAGCGCCAGCGCGTCGCCATCGGCCGCGCCATCGTTCGTGACCCGAAGGTCTTCCTGTTCGATGAGCCATTGTCGAACCTCGATGCTGCATTGCGCGTCGCCACAAGGCTGGAGATCGCCAAGCTTCATCGCGGGATGCATGACACGACGATGATCTATGTCACCCATGATCAGGTCGAGGCCATGACATTGGCCGACCGCATTTGCGTTCTTCGCGACGGCGTCGTCGAACAGGTCGGAACTCCGATCGAACTCTACGAGACCCCAAACTCGGTTTTCGTCGCCGGCTTCATCGGCTCGCCGAAGATGAACTTCCTCTCCGGACCGTTCGCGGCTCCCTACAATGCCCACACGATCGGCGTCAGAGCCGAACATATCGAGTTTCGAGATCAGGATCCTGCCTGGACAGGTACGGTCATCCACTCGGAAATCCTTGGCTCGGACAGCTTCGTCTATCTCGACATCGGCTCGGGCGAACCGCTTACCGTTCGAGAAACCGGCGTATCGAGCCACCAGCCCGGCCAGCAACTGGGCGTGTCGCCGCTCGGCGATCGCATTCACCGTTTCGACCAATCCGGACGCGCGCTCGAAAGGGTTCCTTTCAAGGGCGCAGCCTGA
- a CDS encoding carbohydrate ABC transporter permease produces the protein MLLTATKNTLFYLLVAVIVVIAVFPFYYAILTSFKVGTALFEVTYWPTSISLENYTGVLTTGSFIRSLSNSLLIACLVVAASLLLAVTASYALARVHFRGRALLMLTILSVSMFPQIAVLAGLFELIRWIGIFNTPFALIFSYMIFTLPFTVWVLTTFMRDLPIEIEEAAIVDGASPWVIITQVFMPLMWPALVTTGLLAFITAWNEFLFALTFTSSDAQRTVPVAIALLSGGSQFEIPWGNIMAASVIVTVPVVILVLIFQRRIISGLTAGGVKG, from the coding sequence ATGCTGCTCACAGCCACCAAGAATACGCTTTTCTATCTGCTGGTCGCCGTCATCGTCGTCATCGCGGTTTTCCCGTTCTACTATGCGATCCTGACGAGCTTCAAAGTCGGCACCGCCCTCTTCGAGGTCACCTACTGGCCGACCTCGATCTCGCTGGAGAATTATACCGGCGTGCTGACGACAGGCAGCTTCATCCGCAGCCTCAGCAATTCGCTGCTCATTGCCTGCCTCGTGGTCGCCGCCTCTCTGCTGCTTGCCGTGACCGCATCCTACGCGCTTGCCCGTGTGCATTTCCGGGGTCGGGCACTCCTAATGCTGACCATCCTGTCGGTGTCGATGTTTCCGCAGATCGCCGTACTGGCGGGGCTTTTCGAACTCATACGCTGGATCGGCATCTTCAATACGCCATTCGCGCTGATCTTCTCCTATATGATCTTCACCCTGCCCTTCACGGTCTGGGTGCTGACGACTTTCATGCGCGATCTGCCGATCGAGATCGAGGAGGCGGCCATCGTCGATGGCGCCTCCCCCTGGGTCATCATCACGCAGGTGTTCATGCCGCTGATGTGGCCGGCCCTCGTCACCACCGGTTTGCTCGCCTTCATCACGGCCTGGAATGAATTTCTGTTCGCCCTGACGTTCACCTCGTCGGACGCGCAACGAACGGTGCCGGTGGCGATCGCTCTGCTTTCCGGCGGCAGCCAGTTCGAAATCCCCTGGGGCAATATCATGGCGGCATCGGTCATCGTCACCGTGCCCGTCGTCATCCTTGTTCTTATTTTTCAACGCCGGATCATTTCCGGGCTGACGGCCGGCGGCGTCAAAGGCTGA
- a CDS encoding ThuA domain-containing protein, giving the protein MSIRTIVWGENIHETTNEIVRGIYPEGMHTTIAKALNTDPAISATTATLQEPEHGLSEARLAETDVLTWWGHKDHGAVSDVVVERVAKRVWEGMGLLVLHSGHFSKIFKRLMGTPCALKWREAGERERLWTINQRHPIAAGIGEHFELENEEMYGEQFSVPEPLETVFISWFQGGEVFRSGLTWRRGAGNIFYFRPGHETYPTYHDANVQKVLINGVKWAYNPEGALKTITDAPNVPVEKALEPIVERGPRLHQAGEAGYR; this is encoded by the coding sequence TTGTCTATTCGCACCATCGTCTGGGGTGAGAACATCCACGAGACAACCAATGAGATCGTCCGGGGCATCTATCCCGAGGGCATGCACACGACGATCGCCAAGGCACTGAACACCGATCCGGCGATTTCGGCGACGACCGCCACCCTGCAGGAGCCCGAGCATGGGTTGAGCGAAGCCCGGCTTGCCGAGACTGACGTTCTGACCTGGTGGGGTCACAAGGATCATGGCGCGGTTTCCGACGTCGTCGTCGAGCGTGTCGCCAAGCGGGTGTGGGAAGGCATGGGCCTGCTGGTGCTGCATTCCGGTCATTTCTCGAAGATCTTCAAGCGTCTGATGGGCACGCCCTGTGCGCTCAAATGGCGCGAGGCCGGTGAGCGCGAGCGCCTGTGGACGATCAATCAGCGCCATCCGATTGCTGCCGGCATCGGCGAGCATTTCGAGCTTGAAAACGAGGAAATGTACGGCGAGCAGTTCTCTGTGCCGGAGCCACTGGAAACGGTGTTCATCTCCTGGTTCCAGGGCGGCGAAGTCTTCCGTTCGGGCCTGACCTGGCGGCGTGGTGCCGGCAACATCTTCTATTTCCGCCCCGGCCACGAAACCTACCCGACCTATCACGATGCGAATGTGCAGAAGGTGCTGATCAACGGCGTGAAGTGGGCCTATAACCCCGAGGGTGCATTGAAGACTATCACCGATGCTCCGAATGTACCGGTAGAAAAGGCACTGGAGCCGATCGTCGAACGCGGCCCAAGACTGCACCAGGCCGGCGAAGCCGGTTACCGCTGA
- a CDS encoding Gfo/Idh/MocA family protein: MRLLVLGTGMMAKSQVAGFLAIDGIEVVGAVDTDRIRLNEFADHFNIEKRFSTLDEAIAWGRFDAATNVTPDRVHHATSLALIAAGKHVLCEKPLAENYPRALEMTEAAEAAGVINMVNLTYRNVAPLQRAREMVLAGELGTIRHVEASYLQSWLVSRAWGDWRTESRWLWRLSTGHGSNGVLGDVGIHILDFAAYGAATDIDHVFARLKTFNKAPGGQIGEYMLDANDSFTMSVDFANGALGVIHATRWATGHLNELKLRIYGEKGSLEVIHRPDGSDLRGCFGDDIESATWRDIEVPPVLTNYQRFAEAVRTGKQDDPTFRHAANLQKVIDLAIVSEKERREFNLLAPDTPESTVGQEPESKGDDQGPALALVV, translated from the coding sequence ATGCGTCTACTCGTTCTTGGTACGGGCATGATGGCCAAAAGCCAGGTTGCCGGCTTCCTCGCGATCGATGGTATCGAAGTGGTCGGCGCCGTCGATACGGATCGGATCCGCCTCAATGAATTCGCCGATCATTTCAACATCGAAAAACGCTTCAGCACGCTCGACGAGGCGATCGCCTGGGGGAGATTCGATGCTGCCACAAACGTCACGCCCGACCGCGTTCACCACGCGACGAGCCTTGCGCTGATCGCGGCCGGCAAGCATGTGCTTTGTGAGAAACCGCTGGCGGAAAATTATCCAAGGGCGCTGGAAATGACGGAAGCCGCGGAGGCGGCCGGCGTCATCAACATGGTCAACCTCACCTATCGCAACGTCGCGCCCCTACAGCGCGCCCGCGAGATGGTGCTCGCCGGTGAGCTAGGGACGATCAGGCATGTGGAAGCCTCTTACCTGCAGAGCTGGCTGGTGTCGCGCGCCTGGGGCGACTGGCGCACCGAGTCGCGCTGGCTATGGCGCTTGTCCACCGGTCATGGCTCGAACGGCGTGCTCGGAGACGTTGGTATCCATATCCTCGATTTCGCCGCCTATGGCGCTGCGACCGATATCGACCACGTCTTTGCGCGGCTCAAAACCTTCAACAAGGCGCCGGGAGGCCAGATCGGCGAATATATGCTCGACGCCAACGACAGCTTCACCATGTCGGTCGATTTTGCCAATGGCGCGCTCGGCGTCATTCATGCGACCCGCTGGGCGACCGGTCATCTGAACGAGCTGAAGCTGCGCATCTATGGCGAGAAAGGCAGCCTCGAGGTCATCCATCGACCGGACGGTTCGGATCTTCGCGGCTGCTTCGGCGACGACATTGAAAGCGCCACCTGGCGTGATATCGAAGTGCCGCCGGTGCTGACCAATTATCAGCGCTTTGCCGAAGCGGTCAGGACCGGCAAACAGGATGATCCTACCTTCCGCCATGCTGCAAACCTGCAGAAGGTCATCGACCTCGCGATCGTGTCGGAGAAAGAACGTAGGGAGTTCAATCTGCTGGCCCCTGACACCCCGGAGAGCACGGTCGGCCAAGAGCCGGAGAGCAAGGGCGACGACCAGGGACCGGCATTGGCACTCGTCGTCTGA